One Mycolicibacterium parafortuitum DNA segment encodes these proteins:
- a CDS encoding MoaD/ThiS family protein, with the protein MAVSVSIPTILRTHTGGEKRVTASGDTLAAVIADLEANYSGISERLIDSDNAGKLHRFVNIYVNDEDVRFSGGLDTAIADGDSVTILPAVAGGAERLS; encoded by the coding sequence ATGGCTGTTTCCGTGTCCATCCCGACCATCCTGCGCACCCACACCGGCGGCGAGAAGCGCGTCACCGCCTCCGGGGACACGCTCGCAGCGGTCATCGCCGACCTCGAGGCCAACTACTCGGGGATCTCGGAGCGCCTCATCGACTCCGACAACGCAGGCAAACTGCACCGATTCGTCAACATCTACGTCAACGACGAGGACGTCCGGTTCTCCGGCGGCCTGGACACCGCGATCGCCGACGGCGACTCGGTGACGATCCTGCCCGCCGTGGCCGGGGGGGCTGAGCGGCTCTCGTGA